DNA from Spirochaetota bacterium:
ACCCGGAAAAAATCCACGACGAGTATGATGATGAAAGCGCACAGCACCCCGGCCGCGATCCCGGCGATGAGCGCCCGGGGATTGCGAAAGCGCGCAGAGAACCCGCCCAGCGTGTTCAGAGCCCATTGTGCAATTCCCGGTAGACGCGAAGCGCCGCCCCGGCCCGAAAGTGGGGATCTCATCCGCGGAGAATACCCGCCGAATCTTTTTACCATTAGCTAAACCTTTACCCATGCCCGTGCGGCCCGTTTTCACAGCACAAAACGGCCGACCGCCATTATTTACAAGAACAAAACGACCTCTTCCGGATTTGCTCCGGATCGTAAACTCAGCACCACCATTCTGTAAGAATGGAAATCGATTTCCAGTAACCTGCCGGCTGCGTCAGTATAAACGGCCATGCCGCATGGAAAAGTAATTTTGCTAAAAAATAAAAAAAATCTAATCGAATGGAAAAACACTGAAAATAATCTATATTCAATGATAATTAGATATATACCGCTCTAATCGTCTATAATCAGTCTCCAATATATTTTTTAAACTGACGACCTTCAGGATGATCACTATGAGTACTGGGCTTGTTGTGAAACTGGAGAACGCAAAGGTTTCCCCCCGTCACCGACGGAAGGGGCCCCGATGTTCCCGGGTTTTGCAACAACTCTATCCATAGCTGCTATCAGGGACGATAGCTGAAAATTCAAGGAGGAACGATATGATCATAAACCACAACGTGAGCGCGATATTCGCCCACCGAACCCTCAAATTCCACGACTGGAATATTACACAGGACATCGAGAAGCTGTCGTCGGGCCTGCGGATCAACAAGGCGGGCGATGACGCCTCCGGGCTTGCGGTATCCGAAAAGATGCGCTCCCAGATAAGCGGCCTCCGCCAGGCGGAACGCAACACCGAGGACGGCATGTCCATGATCCAGACCGCCGAGGGATACCTGCAGCAGACCCACAACATCCTTCAGCGCATACGGGTGCTGGCGGTCCAATCGGCCAACGGCATCTACACTCCCGAAGACCGCCAGCAGATACAGGTGGAGATTTCCGAGCTCGTCGACGAAATCGACCGCATTTCCTCGCAGGCGGAATTCAACAAAATGAAGCTCCTCACCGGATCATTTGCGCGCCTGCACCCGACGGCGTCAATGTGGTTTCACATGGGCCCGAACATGCACCAGCGCGAGCGGGTATTCATCGAGACCATGACCACGGCGGCTCTGGGACTGCGCAATCCCACCGTGCTGACCTTCATTTCAATCTCGACGCCCGGCAAGGCGAACTCGGTCATCGGCATAGCCGACGAGGCATTGCGCATCATCTCCAAGCAGCGGGCCGACCTGGGCGCTTACTACAACCGGCTCGAGCACGCGGCGAAGGGCCTCATGAACGCCTACGAGAACGTGCAGGCCTCGGAAAGCCGCATACGCGATACCGACATGGCCGAGCAGATGTCGTCGTTTGTACGCTACCAGATTCTTACGCAGGCCGCGACGGCCATGCTCGCGCAGGCGAATACCAAGTCACAGACGGTTCTTCAGTTGTTACGATAAGACCTCAGCCAGCATCGCAGTATCATTTAAAAAAGCCGGGCACTCCCACCCGGCTTTTTTATCTGGGGGCTCTTTTAAAACGCTTACCGCTTTTTTGCCGACTTCATCTTTATCGCGGCGGCTTTTCTGGTCGGAGCTTTTTTCTTTGCCGGCCTGCCTGCCGGTTTATTG
Protein-coding regions in this window:
- a CDS encoding flagellin, with the translated sequence MIINHNVSAIFAHRTLKFHDWNITQDIEKLSSGLRINKAGDDASGLAVSEKMRSQISGLRQAERNTEDGMSMIQTAEGYLQQTHNILQRIRVLAVQSANGIYTPEDRQQIQVEISELVDEIDRISSQAEFNKMKLLTGSFARLHPTASMWFHMGPNMHQRERVFIETMTTAALGLRNPTVLTFISISTPGKANSVIGIADEALRIISKQRADLGAYYNRLEHAAKGLMNAYENVQASESRIRDTDMAEQMSSFVRYQILTQAATAMLAQANTKSQTVLQLLR